A stretch of Microbacterium caowuchunii DNA encodes these proteins:
- a CDS encoding linear amide C-N hydrolase, whose amino-acid sequence MCTRVVWPDANGSVIVGRNMDFHMDLLTNLWKLPRGIERTDGANGTLTWKAKYGSIVATAFDLIATDGMNEEGFAGHILWLAESDYGKPAADATQLSQAVWLQYYLDNFATVAEAVEWTNSSQVQIAQLFDPTGHLVPTLHLAINDATGDSAIIEYTDGKPKVYHSREYQVMTNSPTYDKQLELVKEIDGLGGDKPLPGSTLASDRFARASYYVAHQVQPKTQIDAMSAMFSIIRNAAQPFRTPEPGKPDASQTIWQVVLDLTNKRYAFESTTRPNIVWVDFDEVSFHEGTKVLKLDLVGRLALEGGLVGNASHQFHDVGELADEALATGVKALEWVARKQDEFAAVQKAVQDLVGAKK is encoded by the coding sequence ATGTGCACACGAGTTGTATGGCCGGACGCCAACGGATCGGTCATCGTAGGCCGCAACATGGACTTCCACATGGATCTGCTCACCAATCTCTGGAAGCTGCCGCGAGGGATCGAGCGCACCGACGGCGCCAACGGCACGCTCACCTGGAAGGCGAAGTACGGCAGCATCGTGGCGACCGCCTTCGACCTCATCGCCACTGACGGCATGAACGAGGAGGGCTTCGCCGGCCACATCCTCTGGCTCGCCGAGTCCGACTACGGCAAGCCGGCCGCCGACGCCACCCAGCTCAGCCAGGCCGTGTGGCTGCAGTACTACCTGGACAACTTCGCCACCGTCGCCGAGGCGGTGGAGTGGACGAACTCCTCGCAGGTCCAGATCGCGCAGCTGTTCGATCCGACCGGACACCTCGTGCCGACCCTGCACCTCGCCATCAACGACGCCACCGGCGACTCGGCGATCATCGAGTACACCGACGGCAAGCCGAAGGTGTACCACAGCCGCGAGTACCAGGTCATGACCAACTCCCCCACCTATGACAAGCAGCTCGAGCTCGTCAAGGAGATCGACGGACTCGGCGGCGACAAGCCGCTCCCCGGCTCGACCCTGGCCAGCGACCGCTTCGCCCGCGCCTCGTACTACGTCGCGCACCAGGTGCAGCCGAAGACCCAGATCGACGCGATGTCGGCGATGTTCAGCATCATCCGCAACGCGGCGCAGCCGTTCCGCACCCCGGAGCCCGGCAAGCCCGACGCGTCGCAGACCATCTGGCAGGTCGTCCTCGACCTCACCAACAAGCGTTACGCGTTCGAGTCGACCACGCGCCCCAACATCGTCTGGGTCGACTTCGACGAGGTGAGCTTCCACGAGGGCACCAAGGTGCTCAAGCTCGACCTGGTGGGGCGCCTCGCCCTCGAGGGCGGTCTCGTGGGCAACGCGAGCCACCAGTTCCACGACGTGGGCGAGCTCGCTGACGAGGCCCTCGCGACCGGTGTGAAGGCCCTCGAGTGGGTCGCCCGGAAGCAGGACGAGTTCGCGGCCGTGCAGAAGGCCGTGCAGGACCTCGTGGGCGCCAAGAAGTAA
- a CDS encoding ABC transporter ATP-binding protein: MTTLVSAPSPGSAQDGAPGDSTPFLQVSDLRVFLPTGPRREIEAVTSVSLEVRRGERVGIVGESGSGKSVTGRAIAGLLPTNPRVRVSGSIRFDGREMVGARPKAWDEVRTRSVGMIFQDPLTFLNPVMKVGAQVREAIPADRGKRVPVDSPDILRFLQLAGLEDAVDLAGRYPHELSGGQRQRVLIAIGIAKGPDLILADEPTTALDATVQRHVLATLSDTVAALDTALIMISHDLAVVASMTERIYVMYAGRVVESGPTRQVLDSPQHLYTQALLRSVRSLTEKDTELWSIPPELRREIDELVRNGDHA, encoded by the coding sequence ATGACAACCCTCGTTTCCGCACCGAGCCCCGGGTCCGCACAGGACGGCGCCCCCGGCGACTCCACCCCGTTCCTGCAGGTCTCCGACCTGCGGGTGTTCCTGCCCACCGGTCCCCGACGCGAGATCGAGGCGGTCACCTCCGTCAGCCTCGAGGTGCGTCGTGGCGAACGGGTCGGCATCGTGGGGGAGTCCGGATCGGGCAAATCCGTGACCGGCCGCGCCATCGCGGGGCTGCTGCCGACGAACCCGCGGGTGCGCGTCTCCGGATCCATCCGGTTCGACGGCCGGGAGATGGTCGGCGCCCGCCCGAAGGCCTGGGATGAGGTGCGCACGCGCTCGGTCGGCATGATCTTCCAGGACCCGCTCACGTTCCTGAACCCCGTCATGAAGGTCGGGGCGCAGGTCCGCGAGGCCATTCCCGCCGACCGCGGGAAGCGGGTCCCCGTGGACTCGCCCGACATCCTGCGGTTCCTGCAGCTCGCCGGACTCGAGGATGCCGTGGACCTCGCCGGCCGGTACCCGCACGAGCTGAGCGGTGGTCAGCGTCAGCGCGTGCTGATCGCGATCGGCATCGCGAAGGGGCCGGACCTCATCCTCGCGGACGAGCCGACCACCGCGCTGGACGCGACCGTGCAACGCCACGTGCTGGCGACGCTGTCGGACACCGTGGCGGCGCTCGACACGGCGCTGATCATGATCTCGCACGATCTCGCGGTCGTTGCCAGCATGACCGAGCGGATCTACGTGATGTACGCCGGCCGGGTCGTGGAATCGGGGCCCACCCGTCAGGTCCTCGACTCCCCGCAGCACCTCTATACGCAGGCGCTGCTGCGCAGCGTCCGCAGTCTCACCGAGAAGGACACCGAGCTCTGGTCCATCCCGCCGGAGCTGCGGCGGGAGATCGACGAACTCGTCAGGAACGGAGATCACGCATGA
- a CDS encoding SDR family NAD(P)-dependent oxidoreductase: MTDTAPETWDVPVSDPLAHAGEPWLTGKVALIAGGGLSGPEGGVGFALSWLCARNGAAVAVLDRDPAAGARTVDAIRAEGGEAEYFEVDVMDDDSVAAAVAAAAERFGTIHVVADSIGGGGVQPMFDATPDEFEAAMRLNFTAVWYVMRHAQKYMERGGSIVTVSSGAAEGRGPGLPYSFGKSALERLTVGAAGSLAPRGIRANCVRVGMIWGAFAARGMTQEQREIRVQNVAMKTEGNNWDIAAAAFFLLTDQARWITGQVLSVDGGGFAPRNAGQAGGNK; encoded by the coding sequence ATGACCGACACCGCACCCGAGACCTGGGACGTCCCCGTATCCGACCCGCTCGCCCACGCCGGAGAGCCCTGGCTGACCGGCAAGGTGGCGCTGATCGCCGGCGGCGGCCTGAGCGGCCCCGAAGGCGGCGTCGGCTTCGCGCTGTCGTGGCTCTGCGCCCGCAACGGTGCCGCGGTCGCGGTGCTGGATCGCGACCCCGCTGCCGGCGCCCGCACCGTCGACGCCATCCGCGCCGAGGGCGGCGAGGCCGAGTACTTCGAGGTCGACGTCATGGACGACGATTCGGTCGCGGCCGCCGTCGCGGCGGCGGCGGAGCGATTCGGCACGATCCACGTCGTCGCGGACTCGATCGGCGGCGGCGGCGTGCAGCCCATGTTCGACGCGACGCCGGACGAGTTCGAGGCGGCCATGCGGCTGAACTTCACGGCCGTCTGGTACGTCATGCGGCACGCGCAGAAGTACATGGAGCGGGGCGGCTCGATCGTCACCGTGTCATCGGGCGCGGCCGAGGGCCGCGGACCGGGTCTGCCCTACTCGTTCGGCAAATCGGCGCTGGAGCGGCTGACGGTCGGTGCGGCGGGCAGCCTCGCGCCGCGCGGCATCCGGGCGAACTGCGTGCGCGTCGGAATGATCTGGGGTGCGTTCGCTGCCCGCGGGATGACGCAGGAGCAGCGCGAGATCCGGGTGCAGAACGTCGCGATGAAGACCGAGGGGAACAACTGGGACATCGCCGCAGCGGCGTTCTTCCTGCTGACCGACCAGGCGCGGTGGATCACCGGCCAGGTGCTCAGCGTGGACGGCGGAGGCTTCGCCCCGCGCAACGCCGGTCAGGCCGGCGGGAACAAGTAG
- a CDS encoding ABC transporter substrate-binding protein: MSDSRKTRFAALAVVASAALLIAGCSGGGSGGGDAADDVEHVYIDAIQADPSSFNPQLTNSPATTAFGAAVFDTLVGITAEADIFPMLAKSWEFNEDNTTLTFDLEQDVTWHDGEPFTAEDVKFNFEEIMEFQTYGAPLVNSIDSIDTPDDHTVVLNLNSNYGPFFETLALQVLIPKHLYEGTDYVTNPANMAPIGTGPMKFESFSSGSEVVLVKNEDYWRGDVKVDRAIYPVMGDTNTRALALISGEVDKAAIDASQLDQLEGKPELVHLTKGFFAQGVVVEMNARNEYLADPEVRALVFSALDRDKFASAALAGYGEPADGFFPDSLGWAKDESIDFAKDFPYDPDAINKKLDAAGYPVGADGTRFTLNVKYISVLTDTVAIAEQAKSMLADVGIGVNLEAVTSEIFTDQVYVQSNFDLAFLRTTVSSDPGLGIARWYACNPDNIAARNPSGVCDEEIEAAIDGANSTPERAERAAYFADMQQRAKELIFFAPLVWTNASFPSVNTTRWDGLVEPDADTATGNLNWLTMTWKG, from the coding sequence ATGTCCGATTCACGCAAGACCCGATTCGCCGCACTCGCGGTCGTCGCGTCCGCAGCGCTGCTCATCGCCGGCTGCTCCGGCGGCGGAAGCGGTGGCGGCGACGCGGCCGACGACGTCGAACACGTCTACATCGATGCGATCCAGGCCGACCCGAGCAGCTTCAACCCGCAGCTGACGAACTCGCCCGCCACGACCGCGTTCGGCGCGGCGGTCTTCGACACGCTCGTGGGGATCACCGCCGAGGCGGACATCTTCCCCATGCTCGCGAAGTCCTGGGAGTTCAACGAAGACAACACGACGCTGACGTTCGATCTCGAGCAGGACGTCACTTGGCACGACGGGGAGCCCTTCACCGCGGAGGACGTCAAGTTCAACTTCGAGGAGATCATGGAGTTCCAGACCTACGGGGCGCCGCTGGTCAACTCCATCGATTCGATCGACACCCCGGACGACCACACCGTCGTGCTCAACCTGAACTCCAACTACGGTCCGTTCTTCGAGACGCTCGCCCTGCAGGTGCTCATCCCGAAGCACCTGTACGAGGGCACGGACTACGTCACGAACCCGGCCAATATGGCACCCATCGGCACCGGACCCATGAAGTTCGAGTCCTTCTCCTCCGGGTCCGAGGTCGTGCTGGTGAAGAACGAGGACTACTGGCGCGGGGATGTGAAGGTCGACCGGGCGATCTACCCGGTGATGGGCGACACGAACACCCGGGCGCTCGCTCTCATCTCCGGCGAGGTCGACAAGGCGGCCATCGACGCGTCGCAGCTCGACCAGCTGGAGGGCAAGCCCGAACTGGTCCACCTGACCAAGGGGTTCTTCGCCCAGGGCGTCGTCGTGGAGATGAACGCGCGCAACGAATACCTCGCCGATCCCGAGGTGCGGGCGCTGGTGTTCTCCGCGCTCGACCGCGACAAATTCGCCTCCGCGGCGCTCGCCGGATACGGCGAGCCGGCTGACGGCTTCTTCCCCGACTCCCTCGGCTGGGCCAAGGACGAGTCGATCGACTTCGCGAAGGACTTCCCGTACGACCCGGACGCGATCAACAAGAAGCTGGATGCCGCCGGCTACCCGGTGGGCGCCGACGGCACCCGGTTCACGCTGAACGTGAAGTACATCTCCGTCCTCACCGACACCGTCGCGATCGCCGAGCAGGCCAAGTCGATGCTCGCCGACGTCGGCATCGGGGTGAACCTGGAGGCGGTGACCTCCGAGATCTTCACGGACCAGGTGTACGTGCAGAGCAACTTCGACCTGGCGTTCCTGCGCACCACCGTCTCGAGCGACCCCGGTCTCGGCATCGCCCGGTGGTACGCCTGCAACCCGGACAACATCGCCGCTCGCAACCCGTCCGGCGTCTGCGACGAGGAGATCGAGGCCGCGATCGACGGCGCCAACTCGACGCCCGAACGTGCGGAGCGGGCCGCGTACTTCGCGGACATGCAGCAGCGCGCGAAGGAGCTGATCTTCTTCGCGCCGCTGGTGTGGACGAACGCCTCCTTCCCGAGCGTCAACACGACGCGCTGGGACGGACTCGTGGAGCCGGATGCGGACACCGCCACCGGCAACCTCAACTGGCTGACGATGACCTGGAAGGGCTGA
- a CDS encoding substrate-binding domain-containing protein: MQSGQGEADRSGTGDLPVAHDQGRTIRDVDAGARGPPRPIRLSRGPASPPRRSLINYDSGADDVCSVVVDNEQVGYLAARHLIEQGCDHNTTAASTPVTLTTLAMHGERMGTAAMTMLLEEIGDKTGAHLHQRIVVEPALLRRGSTACDRAASA, translated from the coding sequence GTGCAATCAGGCCAGGGGGAGGCGGACCGTTCCGGGACCGGGGACCTGCCGGTCGCCCACGACCAGGGTCGCACCATCCGGGATGTCGACGCGGGTGCTCGAGGGCCTCCGCGACCGATTCGCCTGTCCCGAGGACCGGCGTCCCCTCCGCGACGATCTCTCATCAACTACGACTCGGGCGCGGACGACGTCTGCAGTGTCGTCGTCGACAACGAGCAGGTCGGATACCTCGCGGCCCGGCACCTGATCGAGCAGGGCTGCGACCACAACACGACGGCGGCGTCCACGCCGGTGACCCTCACGACGCTCGCCATGCACGGCGAGCGGATGGGCACGGCCGCGATGACGATGCTCCTCGAGGAGATCGGGGACAAGACCGGGGCGCACCTCCATCAGCGGATCGTCGTCGAGCCGGCACTGCTGCGTCGCGGCTCCACCGCGTGTGACCGCGCCGCATCCGCCTGA
- a CDS encoding UGSC family (seleno)protein encodes MTADIIDPTAGLRSAGGIVPADAPRPADLTGLRVGLLGNTKRNADRILDAIGVRLAATTELAELIPRTKTQFAMPLPEDLVEELIRECDVVVIGVGDCGSCSASAVADSIALEAVGIPTAVICTDAFVQPSSAMAALKGAPDFPYLLTPHPIANLTAEEIDARAADLAAQVQSRLVGEPALAGNGPGAR; translated from the coding sequence ATGACCGCCGACATCATCGACCCCACCGCAGGCCTGCGGAGCGCGGGCGGAATCGTCCCCGCCGATGCCCCGCGACCCGCCGATCTGACGGGTCTGCGGGTCGGGCTCCTCGGCAACACCAAGCGCAACGCCGACCGCATCCTGGACGCGATCGGTGTCCGCCTGGCGGCCACCACCGAGCTCGCCGAGCTCATTCCCCGTACCAAGACGCAATTCGCCATGCCGCTGCCCGAGGACCTCGTCGAGGAGCTCATCCGCGAGTGCGACGTCGTCGTGATCGGCGTGGGGGACTGCGGCTCGTGCAGCGCATCCGCCGTCGCGGATTCGATCGCCCTCGAGGCCGTCGGGATCCCGACCGCCGTGATCTGCACCGATGCCTTCGTGCAACCGTCCTCGGCGATGGCGGCGCTCAAGGGCGCGCCCGACTTCCCGTACCTGCTGACACCGCATCCCATCGCCAACCTGACCGCGGAGGAGATCGACGCGCGCGCCGCCGACCTCGCCGCGCAGGTCCAGAGCCGGCTCGTCGGGGAGCCCGCCCTGGCAGGGAACGGCCCGGGAGCGCGATGA
- a CDS encoding ABC transporter permease → MTVQQLRPDRTATIGTVPRGRNANPDAVWRVFLRKPTARIFLPIVILIVLASFVGPLFTVDPFAANNPTFVPPGGEFALGTDNLGRDYLARVLMGGQVSLLVGFSVAVLCLTLALIVGGLAGFYGGFLDTVLVKISEFFQVIPGLILALVAASLLGSNVTIIVAILAITMWPGVARVVRAEAMRISQLGYVESQRAAGFHSLRILWSDVLPNAMPPVMVATTMTVARAILAESGLSFLGIGDANRPSWGALLNQAQPYISTAWWLAVFPGLCIFLVVLAINLLGDALNDALNPSIGKVK, encoded by the coding sequence ATGACCGTGCAACAGCTGAGACCGGATCGGACGGCGACCATCGGCACGGTCCCCCGGGGCCGGAACGCCAACCCGGATGCCGTGTGGCGGGTGTTCCTGCGCAAGCCCACCGCGCGGATCTTCCTGCCCATCGTGATCCTCATCGTCCTCGCGTCGTTCGTCGGGCCGTTGTTCACGGTCGACCCGTTCGCCGCGAACAACCCCACGTTCGTCCCGCCGGGCGGCGAGTTCGCGCTCGGGACGGACAACCTGGGACGCGACTATCTCGCCCGGGTGCTCATGGGTGGGCAGGTCTCGCTGCTCGTCGGCTTCAGTGTCGCGGTGCTGTGCCTGACCTTGGCGCTGATCGTCGGGGGACTGGCCGGCTTCTACGGGGGATTCCTGGACACCGTCCTGGTGAAGATCTCCGAGTTCTTCCAGGTCATCCCGGGGCTCATCCTGGCGCTCGTGGCCGCGTCGCTGCTCGGCTCCAACGTCACCATCATCGTCGCGATCCTCGCGATCACGATGTGGCCGGGCGTCGCCCGTGTCGTGCGCGCCGAGGCGATGCGCATCTCCCAGCTCGGCTATGTCGAGTCGCAGCGGGCGGCGGGCTTCCACAGCCTGCGTATCCTCTGGTCCGACGTGCTGCCCAACGCCATGCCGCCGGTGATGGTCGCCACCACCATGACGGTGGCCCGCGCGATCCTCGCCGAGTCCGGGCTCTCCTTCCTCGGGATCGGCGACGCCAACCGGCCCAGCTGGGGGGCGCTACTGAACCAAGCGCAGCCCTACATCTCCACGGCGTGGTGGCTCGCGGTCTTCCCGGGCCTGTGCATCTTCCTCGTCGTGCTGGCCATCAACCTCCTCGGCGACGCGCTCAACGACGCCCTCAACCCTTCGATCGGGAAGGTGAAATGA
- a CDS encoding ABC transporter permease, giving the protein MKGMLIHFGRIIFSAFVLLIAVITILFLLLEIAPGDPIQTLVGDVPVSEALRAQINATFGLDKPFWERYLIYVGNVLTGNLGVSFGTQVPVIDLIGQRIGNTLALAVPSFILSTIGAVLIGAIAAKTRRRWLDSLLSGSSVALFSLPNFWLGLMLIIVFSVELGWLPTQGKAPYGQEGIAVQYMILPLVTMATAELAFKARIMRSSMIESLGQDFMDTARSKGLSERTALWRHALPNALLPMVTVVGLSLSHILAGSVLVERVFGWPGMGLLFIGAIERQDTMLVLGVVIILTVTILVINVITDIVYGLVDPRLRSRVMRSARSAA; this is encoded by the coding sequence ATGAAGGGCATGCTGATCCACTTCGGCCGCATCATCTTCTCCGCGTTCGTGCTCCTGATCGCGGTGATCACCATCCTGTTCCTCCTGCTCGAGATCGCGCCGGGGGACCCGATCCAGACACTCGTCGGAGACGTCCCGGTCTCGGAGGCGCTGCGGGCGCAGATCAACGCGACGTTCGGCTTGGACAAGCCGTTCTGGGAGCGGTACCTGATCTACGTCGGCAACGTGCTGACCGGGAATCTGGGCGTCTCCTTCGGCACGCAGGTGCCGGTCATCGACCTGATCGGCCAGCGCATCGGGAACACCCTGGCCCTGGCCGTGCCGTCCTTCATCCTCTCCACGATCGGCGCCGTCCTGATCGGCGCCATCGCCGCCAAGACGCGCCGGCGCTGGCTCGACAGCCTGCTGTCCGGAAGCTCCGTGGCCCTGTTCTCGCTGCCGAACTTCTGGCTGGGCCTCATGCTGATCATCGTCTTCTCGGTCGAGCTCGGCTGGCTCCCCACTCAGGGCAAGGCGCCCTACGGGCAGGAGGGCATCGCCGTGCAGTACATGATCCTGCCGCTGGTGACGATGGCGACCGCAGAGCTGGCCTTCAAGGCCCGCATCATGCGGTCCTCGATGATCGAGTCGCTCGGCCAGGACTTCATGGACACGGCGCGTTCCAAGGGCCTCTCCGAGCGGACGGCGCTCTGGCGCCACGCGCTCCCGAACGCCCTGCTGCCCATGGTCACCGTGGTTGGGCTCAGCCTCAGCCACATCCTCGCCGGCTCCGTGCTGGTGGAGCGCGTGTTCGGCTGGCCGGGCATGGGCCTGCTGTTCATCGGCGCGATCGAACGGCAGGACACGATGCTGGTGCTCGGCGTCGTCATCATCCTGACCGTCACGATCCTCGTCATCAACGTGATCACCGACATCGTCTATGGACTCGTCGATCCCCGGCTGCGGAGCCGAGTGATGCGGTCCGCGAGGAGTGCAGCATGA
- a CDS encoding IclR family transcriptional regulator produces the protein MVMDSATAPRTESPRTAANRVLAVLGAFSHGRGALTLTEIARYADLPLTTAHRLAREVVAWGGLELDETGKYRLSRKILDLASSSTYAMRLRESALPHLSELHRTTCLTVHLAVRDGDEVLYLEALRSHTNYSGENRMGGRMPLHATATGLVLLAYAQEGDIEDYLRRPLQRYTPKTVTDPDELRATLTGIRASGHARLNGTISPRAGSVAAPVFGDDGTVETAVGSVFILERDDPARLIDAVRITATRIARSLACRNDPPHPATVAFNRRKAGLA, from the coding sequence ATGGTCATGGACTCCGCCACGGCGCCGCGGACCGAGTCCCCCCGCACGGCAGCCAATCGGGTGCTCGCCGTCCTCGGCGCGTTCTCGCATGGCCGCGGGGCGCTCACCCTCACCGAGATCGCCCGGTACGCCGACCTCCCGCTGACGACGGCGCACCGGCTCGCCCGGGAGGTCGTCGCCTGGGGCGGGCTGGAGCTGGACGAGACGGGGAAGTACCGGCTGAGCCGGAAGATCCTCGACCTCGCCTCCAGCTCCACGTATGCGATGCGCCTGCGCGAGAGCGCGCTGCCGCATCTGTCGGAGCTGCACCGGACCACCTGCCTGACCGTCCACCTGGCCGTGCGGGACGGCGACGAGGTCCTGTACCTGGAGGCGCTCCGCTCCCACACGAACTACTCCGGGGAGAACCGGATGGGGGGACGCATGCCGCTGCACGCCACCGCCACCGGCCTCGTCCTGCTCGCCTACGCGCAGGAGGGCGACATCGAGGACTATCTCCGCCGCCCGCTGCAGCGGTACACCCCCAAGACGGTCACCGACCCCGACGAGCTGCGGGCGACCCTCACCGGGATCCGGGCTTCCGGGCACGCCCGGTTGAACGGGACCATCTCGCCCCGGGCCGGCTCCGTCGCCGCGCCGGTCTTCGGCGACGACGGCACGGTGGAGACGGCGGTGGGGTCGGTGTTCATCCTGGAGCGCGACGACCCGGCGCGGCTGATCGACGCCGTGCGCATCACGGCCACCCGCATCGCCCGTTCCCTCGCCTGCCGGAACGATCCTCCGCACCCGGCGACGGTCGCCTTCAACCGCCGGAAGGCCGGTCTGGCCTAG